One window from the genome of Salvia splendens isolate huo1 chromosome 9, SspV2, whole genome shotgun sequence encodes:
- the LOC121746721 gene encoding probable serine/threonine-protein kinase WNK3 isoform X5, with the protein MVQDSASEAESDDCDIVPEFVEVDPSGRYGRYKEVLGKGAFKKVAFDELEGIEVAWNQHKNIIKFYSSWVDAKNEHINFITEIFVSGTLRQYRKKHKHVDVRALKKWSRQILEGLSYLHRHDPPVIHRDLKCDNIFVNGNQGEVKIGDLGLAAILQQARSAHSVIGTPEFMAPELYEEEYNELVDIYAFGMCLIELVTFEYPYVECSNAAQIYKKVTAGIKPASLKKVKDPAIREFIEKCIAKAPERLSAKELLMDPFLRSDEESSGSSMWPQSTDTGDNGNWFDIGANQDSGFEGSRDFTLQGHRKDHNTIFLKLRIADASGHIRNIHFPFDVEEDTSTAVASEMVEELDLTDHDVSVIADMIDSEFQSLIPDWTPRGTANSGSFNGQTMIEFGVLGTHGDMSSSPTMHENHPSGPLVLERLPSGRKYWSDSPKACGGCSPLKAGPSNLMSADSTVSGDTWSEVTSQSPFSHKDNSTSHDVSLLSHVEYDSDHEDDSKQEPDSAPSRLQFNEGHRLLGPPENRNPRQLEEKDNSSPRGSDTGGIKSVLKKLDSVLDEQYKELNDLKLMHKEAVLELLKDVPKEGHHRITRVCNAKIYGTN; encoded by the exons CATAAGAACATTATCAAGTTTTACAGCTCGTGGGTCGATGCAAAGAACGAGCATATCAACTTCATTACTGAGATTTTCGTGTCTGGGACTCTAAGACA GTATAGGAAGAAACACAAGCATGTTGATGTGAGGGCATTGAAGAAATGGTCTAGGCAAATCTTAGAAGGGCTATCATATCTGCATCGTCATGATCCTCCAGTTATTCATCGCGACTTGAAATGTGATAATATATTTGTCAATGGGAATCAAGGAGAGGTGAAAATTGGTGATCTTGGGCTAGCTGCTATCCTACAGCAAGCTCGTTCAGCTCACAGTGTTATAG GTACTCCGGAATTCATGGCACCGGAGCTGTATGAGGAAGAATACAATGAACTTGTAGATATATACGCTTTCGGTATGTGCTTGATAGAGCTAGTCACCTTTGAGTATCCGTATGTGGAATGCTCCAATGCTGCTCAGATATACAAAAAAGTGACAGCG GGGATCAAGCCTGCGTCATTAAAGAAAGTGAAGGATCCTGCTATCCGGGAGTTCATAGAAAAATGCATCGCAAAAGCTCCTGAGCGTTTGTCAGCCAAAGAATTACTGATGGATCCTTTCTTAAGATCTGATGAGGAAAGTTCAGGTTCTTCAATGTGGCCACAATCTACCGATACAG GTGATAATGGCAACTGGTTTGACATTGGTGCAAACCAAGATTCTGGATTTGAGGGTAGTCGAGACTTCACACTGCAGGGTCACAGAAAAGACCATAATACGATATTTTTGAAGCTTCGAATAGCAGATGCATCAG GTCATATACGGAACATTCACTTTCCATTTGATGTGGAGGAGGATACTTCCACTGCTGTTGCTAGTGAAATGGTTGAAGAGCTGGATTTGACAGATCACGACGTCTCAGTTATTGCTGATATGATCGATTCAGAATTCCAATCCCTCATTCCAGATTGGACACCTAGAGGAACTGCAAACAGCGGCAGTTTTAATGGTCAAACAATGATTGAATTTGGTGTACTTGGAACACACGGAGACATGTCTTCCAGTCCCACGATGCATGAGAATCATCCCTCTGGCCCTCTTGTTTTGGAAAGACTCCCCTCGGGTAGAAAATATTGGTCTGATTCACCCAAAGCTTGTGGCGGATGCTCACCACTAAAGGCAGGGCCGTCTAACTTGATGTCAGCTGATTCAACCGTGTCTGGAGACACCTGGTCTGAAGTGACGTCACAATCACCATTCAGCCATAAAGATAATAGCACCTCTCACGATGTTTCGCTTCTCAGTCACGTGGAGTATGACTCTGATCACGAAGATGACAGCAAGCAGGAACCGGATTCGGCACCTAGCAGATTACAATTTAATGAAGGTCACCGGCTCCTTGGTCCACCTGAAAACAGGAATCCTCGCCAATTGGAAGAAAAAGACAACTCGTCTCCACGTGGAAGTGACACGGGTGGCATCAAAAGTGTTCTAAAGAAACTCGACTCTGTGCTGGATGAGCAGTACAAGGAGCTGAACGATCTGAAGCTGATGCACAAAGAAGCCGTTTTGGAACTTCTGAAGGACGTGCCAAAGGAGGGTCACCACAGGATTACTAGAGTATGCAACGCAAAGATATATGGCACGAATTGA
- the LOC121746721 gene encoding probable serine/threonine-protein kinase WNK3 isoform X4: MVQDSASEAESDDCDIVPEFVEVDPSGRYGRYKEVLGKGAFKKVYRAFDELEGIEVAWNQHKNIIKFYSSWVDAKNEHINFITEIFVSGTLRQYRKKHKHVDVRALKKWSRQILEGLSYLHRHDPPVIHRDLKCDNIFVNGNQGEVKIGDLGLAAILQQARSAHSVIGTPEFMAPELYEEEYNELVDIYAFGMCLIELVTFEYPYVECSNAAQIYKKVTAGIKPASLKKVKDPAIREFIEKCIAKAPERLSAKELLMDPFLRSDEESSGSSMWPQSTDTGDNGNWFDIGANQDSGFEGSRDFTLQGHRKDHNTIFLKLRIADASGHIRNIHFPFDVEEDTSTAVASEMVEELDLTDHDVSVIADMIDSEFQSLIPDWTPRGTANSGSFNGQTMIEFGVLGTHGDMSSSPTMHENHPSGPLVLERLPSGRKYWSDSPKACGGCSPLKAGPSNLMSADSTVSGDTWSEVTSQSPFSHKDNSTSHDVSLLSHVEYDSDHEDDSKQEPDSAPSRLQFNEGHRLLGPPENRNPRQLEEKDNSSPRGSDTGGIKSVLKKLDSVLDEQYKELNDLKLMHKEAVLELLKDVPKEGHHRITRVCNAKIYGTN, encoded by the exons CATAAGAACATTATCAAGTTTTACAGCTCGTGGGTCGATGCAAAGAACGAGCATATCAACTTCATTACTGAGATTTTCGTGTCTGGGACTCTAAGACA GTATAGGAAGAAACACAAGCATGTTGATGTGAGGGCATTGAAGAAATGGTCTAGGCAAATCTTAGAAGGGCTATCATATCTGCATCGTCATGATCCTCCAGTTATTCATCGCGACTTGAAATGTGATAATATATTTGTCAATGGGAATCAAGGAGAGGTGAAAATTGGTGATCTTGGGCTAGCTGCTATCCTACAGCAAGCTCGTTCAGCTCACAGTGTTATAG GTACTCCGGAATTCATGGCACCGGAGCTGTATGAGGAAGAATACAATGAACTTGTAGATATATACGCTTTCGGTATGTGCTTGATAGAGCTAGTCACCTTTGAGTATCCGTATGTGGAATGCTCCAATGCTGCTCAGATATACAAAAAAGTGACAGCG GGGATCAAGCCTGCGTCATTAAAGAAAGTGAAGGATCCTGCTATCCGGGAGTTCATAGAAAAATGCATCGCAAAAGCTCCTGAGCGTTTGTCAGCCAAAGAATTACTGATGGATCCTTTCTTAAGATCTGATGAGGAAAGTTCAGGTTCTTCAATGTGGCCACAATCTACCGATACAG GTGATAATGGCAACTGGTTTGACATTGGTGCAAACCAAGATTCTGGATTTGAGGGTAGTCGAGACTTCACACTGCAGGGTCACAGAAAAGACCATAATACGATATTTTTGAAGCTTCGAATAGCAGATGCATCAG GTCATATACGGAACATTCACTTTCCATTTGATGTGGAGGAGGATACTTCCACTGCTGTTGCTAGTGAAATGGTTGAAGAGCTGGATTTGACAGATCACGACGTCTCAGTTATTGCTGATATGATCGATTCAGAATTCCAATCCCTCATTCCAGATTGGACACCTAGAGGAACTGCAAACAGCGGCAGTTTTAATGGTCAAACAATGATTGAATTTGGTGTACTTGGAACACACGGAGACATGTCTTCCAGTCCCACGATGCATGAGAATCATCCCTCTGGCCCTCTTGTTTTGGAAAGACTCCCCTCGGGTAGAAAATATTGGTCTGATTCACCCAAAGCTTGTGGCGGATGCTCACCACTAAAGGCAGGGCCGTCTAACTTGATGTCAGCTGATTCAACCGTGTCTGGAGACACCTGGTCTGAAGTGACGTCACAATCACCATTCAGCCATAAAGATAATAGCACCTCTCACGATGTTTCGCTTCTCAGTCACGTGGAGTATGACTCTGATCACGAAGATGACAGCAAGCAGGAACCGGATTCGGCACCTAGCAGATTACAATTTAATGAAGGTCACCGGCTCCTTGGTCCACCTGAAAACAGGAATCCTCGCCAATTGGAAGAAAAAGACAACTCGTCTCCACGTGGAAGTGACACGGGTGGCATCAAAAGTGTTCTAAAGAAACTCGACTCTGTGCTGGATGAGCAGTACAAGGAGCTGAACGATCTGAAGCTGATGCACAAAGAAGCCGTTTTGGAACTTCTGAAGGACGTGCCAAAGGAGGGTCACCACAGGATTACTAGAGTATGCAACGCAAAGATATATGGCACGAATTGA